A part of Pectinophora gossypiella chromosome Z, ilPecGoss1.1, whole genome shotgun sequence genomic DNA contains:
- the LOC126379760 gene encoding leucine-rich repeat-containing protein 71-like codes for MGTVPIKKKKGDTTVMPFTLKRGSVEETVETVCSPEVIAQLGIITVTALYDHNGHLVEILLYRVPQVPRQLIQAIAVIAPVYSRLLKISVRSCSIDGYLLHDLNTVLDVVPLTDLCLDDCYQPRANFALLLEIATSLRNLSLARCKLSDEGCRSITAQLHFAAPAETSLLLLNLSGNHITDVGAKHIAEMLRTNRTLRYLNLASNSITDDGMACIFDVLKDFALTYDEITNKRGRLIDYLRRRKRIMAKYLAESETWRHTFQDVINYSNRKSSGLRKSSSIAKQVSLSEVAIKKQKDEMVAQYIKAKVTSLTDQAMGQFRDPFIRNNLTTNNGWPHCIGNMTLCYLNLSYNYITYLSVKNLAKVLVYQSTLKSVNDGLLKVNIEGNNLPSTCEEYAIINDQLGSKCAFLSHRTSKASKKGHAKIGSTSVVIV; via the coding sequence ACCGTCATGCCTTTCACTTTAAAGAGGGGTTCCGTAGAAGAAACCGTGGAGACTGTCTGTTCTCCTGAGGTGATAGCTCAGCTGGGGATCATCACCGTAACCGCATTGTATGACCACAATGGACACTTGGTTGAAATATTACTGTACAGAGTACCGCAAGTACCACGTCAGCTTATACAGGCAATTGCCGTGATAGCTCCTGTCTACAGTCGACTGCTGAAAATATCAGTACGTAGCTGCAGCATCGACGGGTACCTTCTGCACGACCTGAATACCGTGCTGGATGTGGTGCCGCTGACGGACTTATGTCTCGACGACTGCTACCAGCCACGAGCGAACTTCGCGCTACTCTTAGAGATCGCCACCAGCCTCAGGAACCTGTCTCTCGCGAGGTGCAAGCTATCCGACGAAGGGTGTCGAAGTATTACAGCGCAACTACACTTCGCCGCACCCGCAGAGACAAGTTTATTGCTCCTCAATCTATCCGGAAACCACATTACTGACGTAGGAGCGAAACACATAGCTGAAATGTTACGAACTAACAGAACTTTACGTTATTTAAACCTTGCGAGCAATAGCATTACTGATGACGGTATGGCTTGCATCTTCGACGTATTAAAAGATTTTGCTTTAACGTATGACGAGATAACAAACAAAAGAGGGCGTTTAATTGATTATTTGAGAAGGAGGAAACGCATTATGGCTAAATATTTAGCCGAAAGCGAAACCTGGAGGCATACGTTCCAAGATGTTATTAATTACAGTAACCGGAAATCTAGTGGTTTGAGGAAAAGTTCGTCTATAGCAAAACAGGTGAGTTTGTCTGAAGTAGCGATAAAGAAACAGAAAGATGAAATGGTTGCTCAATATATTAAGGCTAAGGTAACGTCGTTAACGGATCAAGCGATGGGCCAGTTCCGCGATCCCTTCATTCGTAACAACTTGACCACTAACAACGGCTGGCCACATTGTATAGGCAATATGACACTTTGTTACTTAAACTTATCCTATAATTACATTACCTACTTAAGCGTAAAAAATCTGGCAAAGGTATTGGTTTATCAGAGTACTTTAAAGAGCGTGAACGATGGATTGTTAAAAGTTAACATTGAAGGGAACAATTTACCTAGTACGTGTGAAGAGTATGCTATAATTAATGATCAGTTGGGTAGTAAGTGCGCTTTCTTGTCACACAGAACCTCCAAAGCCTCCAAGAAGGGTCATGCTAAGATAGGGAGCACGTCAGTTGTGATAGTATAA